TCGTATGAGACCCCATTCCAAGAAATCCCGAATCCAGGTGGTAACTGGCTGGCTAATTGCTTCATGGTTTCTATGGCCTCGCCGGTACTGTATCCGGGCGCTGCTGAACCCTGAATGTTCACTGCTGACAAGCCGTTAAAACGTTCCAGTCGTGGTGAACCGTACTCCCAGTAGCCCTTGGCAAAGGCCGAGAACGGTACCATGTCGCCACTGCTGTTACGCACATACCACTTGTCGAGATCGTCAGGTTGCATACGGTACTTGGCTTCACCCTGCACATAGACTTTCTTAACCCGGCCGCGATCAATAAAGTCGTTGACGTATGAACCGCCCCAGGCGGTGGCTAAGGTACTGTTGACGGTACTTATTTCGACGCCAAGTGCTTTTAGCTTCTCGTAATCGATATCCAGTTTGTACATCGGCGCATCTTCCTGGCCGTTAGGTCGTACAGCCATCAGCTTAGGATTCTGTGCTGCCATTCCCAACAACTGATTACGTGCCTGGATCAGTTTGTCATGGCCTTGTCCGGTCAAATCTTGCAGATACATATCGAAGCCATTCGCTGTACCCAGTTCAATCACCGCTGGTGGCACAAACGCAAACACCATCGCGTCTTTAAACTGAGAAAATGCCCCCATGGCTCTGCCGACTACCGCCTGGACACTTTGTCCCGGTCCGGTACGTTCTGACCAGTCCTTCAGGTTAACGAAGGCCATCCCCATGTTCTGTCCCTGACCGGCGAAACTGAAGCCCGCAACGGTAAACACCGATTTTACAACCGATTCTTTCTGGAACTGATCTGAGACCTTTTTCAGTACTTTTTCGGTACTTTCCTGAGTGGAGTTTGGCGGCAATATCACCATAGATACTGCAATCCCCTGATCTTCATCAGGTAGGAAGGCAGTTGGCATCCGCGTAAACATCCAGGCAACCACACCCACCAGCGCCACGTAAATAATCAGCATCCGGAAAGAACGTTTAAGGATTTTCGCCACTGAAGATTGATAGCCAGAGGTGAAGCGTTCAAAGCCACGGTTGAACCAACCAAAAAATCCACGCTTTTCATGTCCTTCGCCTTGGTGGATCGGCTTCAGCATGGTGGCACAAAGTGCCGGTGTTAGCACGATTGCCACGATAACTGACAACGCCATGGCCGAGACGATAGTGATAGAGAACTGTCGGTAAATAACCCCGGTGGAACCTGACATAAATGCCATCGGCACAAACACCGCAGACAGCGTGGCACCGATACCAATCAAGGCGCCGGTGATCTGTCCCATCGATTTCTTGGTGGCTTCTTTAGGGCTAAGTCCCTCTTCCGACATCACACGTTCGACGTTTTCTACCACCACAATGGCATCGTCTACCAGCAAACCAATCGCCAGTACCATGGCGAACATCGTCAAGGTGTTAATGGAGTAACCGGCAAATGACAGGATGGCAAAGGTACCCAGCAACACGACTGGAACGGCAATGGTAGGAATTAATGTGGCACGGAAGTTCTGCAAGAACAGGTACATGATGACGAACACCAGTACGATGGCTTCCAGCAGCGTATGTACTACGCCTTCAATCGACTTTTCGACGAATGGAGTGGTGTCATAAGGGTAAATAACCTTTAACCCCTCAGGAAAAATCGGTTGTAACTCTGCTAACTTTGCTCTCACGGCCGCGGCGGTATCCAGAGCGTTGGCTCCTGATGCCAGGCTGATCGCCAGACCACTGGAGGGTTGTCCGTTGTAGAGCGAGGAGATGTTGTAGTTCTGCGCTCCCAGTTCTACGCGGGCTACGTCTGACAAATACACATTTGCGCCGCTGCTGTTCGACTTCAGAATGATCTTACGGAACTGTTCTGGTGTCTGTAACCGGCTCTGTGCGGTAATGGTGGCGTTCAGTTCCTGGCCTTTTACCGCAGGTGCACCGCCGAACTGGCCCGCCGCCACCTGTGCGTTTTGCGAACTAATGGCAGAAACAACATCGGCAGTCGTCAAATCATATTGGGTAAGCTTGAGGGGATCGAGCCATATACGCATGGCGTACTGGGCACCAAACAAGCGGGTTTCTCCCACGCCGGGTACACGGCTGAGGGGATCTTTGATACTTGAACCAATGAAATCGGCAATATCGGCTTTATTCATGGAGCCATCGGTGGAGATAAAACCTACCACCATCAAGAATCCTGAGGTCGACTTGTTAACGCTGACCCCTTGCTGCTGTACCTCCTGCGGTAACAGTGTCATCGCAGTCTGCAGTTTGTTCTGCACTTGCACCTGAGCAATGTCAGGATCTGCCTCAGCGTTAAAGGTAATGGTTACCTGTGCATTCCCGAAACTGTCGCTGGTAGAGGTGATATAGCGCATGTGGTCAAGACCGGTCATGCTCTGTTCAATGATCTGCGTGACCGAATCTTCTACTGTCTTGGCAGAAGCGCCAGGATAAGTTGCAGAAATCACCACGGTTGGCGGCGCAATTTTCGGGTATTGGGAGACTGGCAATGACTTAATCGCCAGCACCCCAGCTAACATCAATAATATTGCGATCACCCACGCAAAGATGGGGCGATCGATAAAGAAACGTGCCATAAGTTCCGCCCTGTTATTGCTGGTTTGAAAGCTCTTTCGGAGTGACTGGGGCCCCCGGACGAATTTTTTGCAAGCCTTCGACAATCAGCTTATCGCCAGCGTTGAGACCACTGGTGATGCGCCATTGATTACCGATAACTTCTGCGGTAGTCACAATGCGGGCTTCGACTTGATTCTGCGGATTGACCACCATTGCCACGGCTTGCCCCTTGGAGTTACGGCTGATCGCTTTTTGCGGCACCAAAATCGCGTTGGGGTCGATGCCAGTGCTTAACACCGCACGGACATACATTCCAGGTAACAACAATCCTTCGGGATTGGGAAACTCGGCGCGCATGGTGACTGAACCGGTGCTTTCGTCAACACTGACTTCAGAAAATTTCAGCGTACCTTCATGGCTATATTGGCTGCCATCTTCCAGCATTAATTTCACTTTGGCATTATCCGCCGCTTTTAATTG
This portion of the Shewanella yunxiaonensis genome encodes:
- a CDS encoding efflux RND transporter permease subunit; translation: MARFFIDRPIFAWVIAILLMLAGVLAIKSLPVSQYPKIAPPTVVISATYPGASAKTVEDSVTQIIEQSMTGLDHMRYITSTSDSFGNAQVTITFNAEADPDIAQVQVQNKLQTAMTLLPQEVQQQGVSVNKSTSGFLMVVGFISTDGSMNKADIADFIGSSIKDPLSRVPGVGETRLFGAQYAMRIWLDPLKLTQYDLTTADVVSAISSQNAQVAAGQFGGAPAVKGQELNATITAQSRLQTPEQFRKIILKSNSSGANVYLSDVARVELGAQNYNISSLYNGQPSSGLAISLASGANALDTAAAVRAKLAELQPIFPEGLKVIYPYDTTPFVEKSIEGVVHTLLEAIVLVFVIMYLFLQNFRATLIPTIAVPVVLLGTFAILSFAGYSINTLTMFAMVLAIGLLVDDAIVVVENVERVMSEEGLSPKEATKKSMGQITGALIGIGATLSAVFVPMAFMSGSTGVIYRQFSITIVSAMALSVIVAIVLTPALCATMLKPIHQGEGHEKRGFFGWFNRGFERFTSGYQSSVAKILKRSFRMLIIYVALVGVVAWMFTRMPTAFLPDEDQGIAVSMVILPPNSTQESTEKVLKKVSDQFQKESVVKSVFTVAGFSFAGQGQNMGMAFVNLKDWSERTGPGQSVQAVVGRAMGAFSQFKDAMVFAFVPPAVIELGTANGFDMYLQDLTGQGHDKLIQARNQLLGMAAQNPKLMAVRPNGQEDAPMYKLDIDYEKLKALGVEISTVNSTLATAWGGSYVNDFIDRGRVKKVYVQGEAKYRMQPDDLDKWYVRNSSGDMVPFSAFAKGYWEYGSPRLERFNGLSAVNIQGSAAPGYSTGEAIETMKQLASQLPPGFGISWNGVSYEEQLSGNQAPGLYALSLLVVFLVLAALYESWSVPIAVILVVPLGVIGALLAMNGRGLSNDVFFQVGLLTTVGLATKNAILIVEFAKDFYEKGAGLIEATLHAVRVRLRPILMTSLAFGLGVVPLTVSNGAGSGSQHAIGTGVLGGMMSSTFLGIFFIPVFFVVVERLFSKREESGTDQ